Within Actinoplanes sp. L3-i22, the genomic segment GAAGTTGGTCCAGGACACCTGCCCGGCGCTGTGGAACTGCTCGTCGAGCAGCAGCAGCGACAGGTCGTAGTCGGTGCGCCGGCTGCTCTGCCGCCAGTACGTGAAGAACCGCAGCAGCTCACCCGGCACCGGCGCCCGCGAGCCGCGCGGCAGCACCGCGAACCCGCCCTCGGCCGCCTTGCCGGACAGCGGCAGCGCCACGTCGAGCACCTCCGGGTCGACCAGCAGCGGCTGGTCGAGCTCCGGCAGCCGGGCGCTGATCTCCGCGTCCAGCAGCGCGGACAGCTCGGCGACCAGCTCGGCCGGCAGCGGCGCCCGCTCGTCCGGCCCGACCCACGCGCGCCGCGACCGGCTCGCGTACATCCGCAGCGACGCCGGCGCCAGCCGGTTGCCGACATGCTCGCGCAGCGACAGCAGCACCCGCCCGGACGCCGAGCCGAGCGCGCCGGTGACCGCGCCGACCACCGCGTCGCGTTCGTCGGCCGGGGCCAGGCGCAGCAGCCGGTCCGCCGAGCGCAGCAGCAGGCCCGGCGCCGCGGACAGCACCGCGGCGGCCGGTCCGATCTCCCCGGAACGGATCTTCGACTCGGCCCGCCCGGCCAGGTTGGGCACCTTGCGCTCGCCGCGGGCGACGTCGAACACCGCCCGGGCGTGCGGCCACTGCGCGTACTCGTGCGGGTGCAGCCGCTCGCCGAGCCGCTTCCACCGCTCCGCGTAGCGGGCGATGTCGCCGAGCTTGGCCGGGCTCGCGCCGACGACCGCGTCGAGCGCGCCCAGCAGCGAACGCCGCTCCGCGCGCCGGAACGCCCGGAACCGGGTCGGCTCGGCCAGCGACACGTCGCCGCCGGAGACCTGGCAGGCCAGGCGCAGCACGTCGGTGGTGGTGTCCACGGCGACCAGCGGCCGGCCCAGCACCAGCCGCACGCCGTTGAGCACGGCCCGGTTCTCCCGCACCGGGATCTCGGCCGGCTGCGGCCCGTCGGCGCAGAGAACCGCCAGCTCGCTCAGGATCGCCAGGTCCGCCTCGCCGAGCGGGGTGCTGCCCCCGGCCAGCGCCAGGTAGAGCCGCTCGGCCTCGGCCTCGGCGGAGTCGCCCAGGTGCAGCACGGTCAGCCGGTCCCCGGCGGCGGCGATCAGCTCGTCGTGGGCGGCCAGCAGCTCGTCGTAGGTGTGCTGGTACGTCCCGTACCCCGGCAGTTCGAGCAGGTTGACCCCGCGCACGTCGACCGGCGCCGCCCCGCCGGCGGTCACGGCCGCGCGCAGGCGCTCGGTCCAGAACTCGAGCGTGTCCGGCACGTCGTGCGGGAAGCCGATGAAGTAGGCGTTGTGCCGCACGTGGTCGCCGACCAGCTCGCGCACCGCGGCCACCACGGTCGCGGCCAGGTCCATCGCCGGCCCCGGCCCGAGCCCGCCGACGTGCTCCAGCAGGGCCCGCGACGCGCTGAACCCGGCATCGAGCAGCGTCGCGTCCAACTGCCGCGCCACCGCCGCACCGTCGCCGGCCACCCCGGCGCTCGCCGGGACACGCAGGGTCTTCTGGATGATCAGCTTCTCGAGCACGCGCCCCTCCCTCTCCTCCGCCGCGCCGACAACAAAGTGGGCCGCCGGGGACTCGAACCCCGAACCGTTCGATCCAAAAGGGAGAAGGAAGCGCCCCCATGCCCACTTGCGGCGGTGGGCGGACGCGCTGACCATTCGAATGCTCTGCCCTTGAGCTAACGGCCCGCGAAGGATCATTCCACCGCCTGCCCCCGCGCTGCCATCGAGTTTCAACCCCAAGATCAAAACCCAATTGCTTCGGTACGGACGAAGCCCCGCCCCTGACGTTCGCGCCGCCGGTCGCGGGCTACCGCCGTACGGCGAAATCGGTTTTGTCGTTGAAGAAGTGCCCGGGGCCCAGCAGGCCCCGGGCAATGATCGGAATCAGTCGGTGAGGGTGCCGTCGGCGAAGCCGACGTCGGCCGGGCGGCTGAAGTCCGGCGGGTAGAGCTGGGCCCGGAGATGCACGTGCTCGGCGCCCTCGGGCAGGCTGTCGGCGATCGTCGGGATGGTGATCTCGCCCGACGTCACCCCCGGCTCGAAGGCGATGAACAGCTGCACCGCGGTGCTCGACAGTGGCCGGGACGGCAGCGGATCCTCCCCGGTGAACGTGCTGAACCACTCCGGATCGACGTCGGTCGACGACAGCTCCGGCCCGCTGACCGGCGCCAACGGCGTGAAGACCACGTAGAGGTAGTCGTCAGCGGCCGGCCCGGACAGCTGAACCTGCCAGGTCAGCGCCGCCCCCTCGGTCGCCGTCGCCACCGCCGGGGTGATCGTGACGGTCGGCATCGGCTCGTCCTCGATCGAGTGGACGCCGCCGATCCAGCCGCCGACCACCGCGTTGCCGGCCGCCTTCGCGGTCAGCGGGTACGCCCGGTCCCCGCCATAGGTGTCATTTCCGGTCACCGAGATCGGCACGGTCAGCGTGCTGTGACCCGGCTTCACCGACGTCACCCACGACTTGCCGTTCAGGAACAGCCGAACCTTCGCCGCCTTGGCACCGTAGGCCGTGACCGGCACCCGGTAGGTCCGGGTGCCCGAGTCGCCCTCGGGGACGCGCAGGTCACCGACGTCGACCCGGTCCAGCGCGGCGGCCTTGACCGCCGGGGTGCCGGCCCGCCAGCCCCACGCGTCGATCAGCCAGGCCGGCCCGGCACCGCCGGTGGTGAGATCGACCTGCCGCACCGCGCGGATGCCGCGCGGCAGCGCCAGCCGGACCTCCTGCCCCCAGTACGACGTGGTCCGGTCGGTGCCGGGCACCCCGGTGACCGTCGCCGTGCCCAGCTCGGTGCGCCGGCCGCGCTCGTCGGTGACCGCGACGGTGACCGGCGTGGCCCCCGCGTTCGGCGCCACGATCAGCCGCAGCGCGAGCGCCCGCGACCCGGTCACCGGCATCGCGTTGGCCGGCCGCAGCCGCGCCGTCGTGCCGCCGGTGAGCGCGACCGCCCAGCGCCCGGGCTCGGGATTCTCGAACGGCACGAAGTGCGGCGAGTCCGTCCCGTACTCACCGGCGCGCCGGCAGGCGGCCGCCGGGTCGGCGGGCACCTGCTCGCACAGCCGGGCGCCGCGCACGCCGAGCGCCGGCTCCGGAACGATCACCGGGCTGCGGTTCGCGCCGATCGCGTGCGCCAGCACCGTGGCCGGTCCGGCCGACGGCGCGCGGACGCCGGTGCCGTCGAGCAGCGGCCGGGCCCGGTCGTCGCCGCCGACGAACAGCCGCGCCGCGGTCGCGATGTAGGTCGCGCCGACCTGCTGCTCCTGCTGCGGGGTGAGCCGCTGCGGTGAGACTCCCGGCGTACACAAGGGGTCGGGGTTTTCCGGGTCGTCGAAGAAGTCGTCGGCGGCCGGTCCGGCCGACTGCCCGGGCGTCCACTCGGTGTTGAAGTAGTTGTGGTTGGCGCCGATCACGTACAGCGCGCTGTGCAGCGCGGTGCCGGCGCCGAGGCCGCGGGACTCGTCGACGTACATCTGGCCCTGCAGGTCGGAGACGTCACCGTCGCAGCCGGGCAGGATCGTCGCCGACGGCACGTTCGGCTGCGGGTTCTGCCCGAACGCGGTCGGCCCGATCAGCAGCAGCCCGCGGATCGTCCAGCGCACCTTGCCGTGGTAGTCGTCGGTGCCGGCCGGCGGCGGGTTCAGGCTGTCCAGCGCGGCCCGGCTGACGCCCTCGCCGCCGCGCGAGTGCCCCATCAAGAAAACTTTCGACAGGTCGGCCGGCGGTGCGGCCCGGACGATCGCCGGCGCGCTCTTGCGTTTGGCGCCGGCCCAGTCGGCCCAGTGCGCGAGATGCGTGCGGACCAGCGCGGACCGGGCCTGCCCGCCGAGGTCGGCGACGTCGTTGTCCTGCGCGCTGATGGCGTTCGCGGAGATCGACACGGTGACGTAGCCCTGCGAGGCGAGCAACTGCTGCGCCTGCAGGTAGCCGCGGTAGCTGGCGACCGGCTGGGCGCCGGGCGCGCACGGCCAGTCCAGGCTGATCGTGCTCAGCTCGGTGCCGCTGTAACAGGTCCAGTGCCGCCCGTGCAGGAACAGCGCGAGCGGCCGTTTGCCCGGGGCCTTGGTCGGGACGACCACGACGGCCCGCATCTCGATCGGGGTGGGATAGCCGGTCAGTTTCAGGCCGGGCAGCGTGTACTCGCCGGTCGTCGTCGCATACGGGCCGCTTACGCCGGGGTCGACCGGGTTCGCCGGCGCGGTGGCCGGTGGGCTCGTCACCCGGCGCTGCAGCGATGTCGGCGCGGTCGCGTCGACCCGCTTGCCGCCGATCCGGACCTGCAGATCGGTCAGTTTGCCGGTGGAAACTTCCGGCAGGACGAACGTCTGTAGGTCGGTGGTGCTTTTCGCCCTGCCCAGCAGGGTGTCGCCGGACCAGAACTCGACCGCCGCGTCGCCCGGCGGGATCACCCGGTCGCTGCGCCAGGTCAGCGACCGGTCGCCGACGGTCCAGCCGGGTTGCGGCGCGCCCGCCGCCGGGGCCGGTGGATCGGCCCAGGCCGGCACCGGTGCACCCAGCAGCAGTACGCTCGTCGCGATTGCGGAGACCATGATTCTTCGCATGCGCCCGTGTCTAGTCGACGCATGCAAATACACCGATGCTGCGGCCTGCTTCAGGCGCGCGCCGGCTCCGGGCCCGCTTCGGCAAGATCAATTGCTTGCGGTACGGCCGTAGCCGCGCGCCCGCCGTCGCTTGCCTCGTGCTTCTCGGGTGCCGCAACAGCCGCGCGGTTGCCGTCGATGAACAGCAGCACCAGGGCGCCGCCGACCGCGAACACGATCGCGCCCAGCGCGTAGCTGATCCGGTAGGCGTTCTCGGTCGGCAGCGCGACCTTGCCGACCAGGTGCGTCTGTCCGGCCAGGATCGTGATCACCAGCGCGCTGCCGATCGTCCCGCCGATGGTCCGCATGATCGAGTTCACCGAGTTGGCGATCCCGGTGTCGTGCGGGTCGACGTGCGCGACCAGCAGGGCCGGCATCGAGGCGTACGCCATCGCGATCGCGCAGCTGGCCACCACGAACCCGGCGATCACCGCGCCCTTGCTGTCGTGCAGGAACGCCAGCGACGCGGTGGACAGCGCGGCGATGCCGCAGGCCAGGGCGAGCACCAGGCGCGGGCCGATCCGCCCGACCAGGCGACCGGCGAGCGGGCCGACGACGATGCTGGCCGCGGCGCCCGGCAGCAGGAAGACCACGCTGGTCTGCAGCACCGTGGCGGTGAAGCCGAACCCGGTGTACGCCCGCGGGCTCTGCACGAAGTAGCTGGTCGCCAGCTGCAGCGCGAACATCGCGAAGCCGACCGACATGGCCGCCAGGTTGGTGATCAGAATCGGCCGGTGGCGCAGCAGCTGCACCGAGACCAGCGGCGCGGCCAGGCGCCGCTCCAGCAGCAGGAAGCCGGCCAGGATGACGATCGCCGCGGCGAACAGCACCAGCACCCGCGGCGAGCTCCAGCCCCAGGTGTGCCCCTGCGAGATCGGCAGCAGCAGACTGACCAGCCCGGCCGAGAGCACGACCGCGCCGAGCACGTCGACGCGCCCACCGCCGCCGGCCCGCTTCGGCAGGGTCAGCGACAGGGCCAGGGCCAGCGCGCTGACCAGCACACACAGCCAGAAGACCCGGCGGTAGTCGGCGCCGTTCTGGGTCAGCAGACCGGCCGCGACCAGGGCGACACCGCCGCCGACCCCGAGCGTGGAGGCGACCACCGCCATCGCGTTGGTGAGCTTGTGCGCGGGCAGCTCGTGGCGCAGCAGGCTGATGCCCAGCGGGAACAGGCCGAAGCTGGTGCCCTGCAGGATCCGGGCGGCGATCAGCCAGCCGATGTCGTGCACGGTCGCGGCCAGCACGCTGCCGATCAGGGTCAGGATCAGGGTGCCGACGAAGACCGGCTTGATGCCGAGCACGTGCCCGAGCCGGCCGAGCAGGGGCGTGCAGGCGGACGCGGCGAGCAGGGTCGCGGTGGTCACCCACCCGACGGTGGTGGCGTCGACGCCGAGCTGCGACGCGATCTGCGGCAGCACCGGAACCGGCACGGACTGAATCATGGAGAGCAGGAAACTGCCGGCCGCGGCCGCGATGAGCAGCAGCGCCGGGCGTACGGGGCGAGTCACGGCGCTATGCTAGATCCACAAGTTGACAGACTGTCGAATTTTTCCGTCAAGCGTCGAGTATCACACCGGTAGGGTTGCGGATCATGGGTCAGAACAGGCGCACCGGGCCGTCCAAGGGCGATCTGCGGGAGGCCGCGATCCTCGAGGCGGCGCGCGAGCTGTTCGCCGAGCAGCCGTACGACGCGGTCACCATCGACGACCTGGCCCGGGCGGCCGGCCTGTCGCGGACCGGCTTCTACTTCTACTTCCGTACCAAGGACGCGGTGCTGACCGCGCTGATGGCCCGCTTCTGGGACCAGCTGGGCGACTCGCACGTCTGGTTCGACAGCACCGGCCCGTCGCCGGCGCTGCTGCGCGAGCAGTTGCGCGCGTCGGCCCGGCTCTGGCGCGAGCACGCCGGCATCCTGTCCTGCGCGCCCACCTCGGGCGAGCTGCGCGAGTTCACCGCCAAGGTGAAGGCCCGCTACGACGAACGAGCCGCCGACAAGATCCGCCGAGACCAGGACTCGGGCACGGCGACCAAGGCCCTGACCGCCCCACGCCTGGCCGAAATGATCTCCGCGATCCGGGACGCCCGCTACGACCAGCTGGCCCGCGCGACCGACGACGAGCTGGAGCAGGCGGTCACCGACCTGGCCGAAGCCATCCAGCGCCTGGTCTACGCCTGACCGGCCTTCGCAGCGATCCAGCACTCGATGTCGCTCGCCCGCCAGAGGCGGCCCATCATCAGGACCTGGTAAGGCTCGGGAAAGTCGTCCCGCTCGGCCAGCTGCTGCACGCGCTGACGGGAGACCCCGAGGCGTTCCCGGATCTCACCCTGGCCGACCAATCGCGGTTCGCCATTGCTGCGTACGCCCATGACCGCCCGCTCAATCGCCGGCGGACGGAAGGATCGGCTCGTAGTGCCCGCGCGCGTTGCGCCGCACCGCGTAGCCCTGCTGATGCCCGGCCGCAATCAATCCCTCACTGGTGATCACGTTTTCCCCGTTCCGTCACAGGTCGAGCAATCGCGAGTGCGGCCGCATCCCGGGCACCAGCGGGCCGAGGCATTGGCGAGCTTCATGCCGGACACGTATCCGATGATCAATGCCACGACGACCGCCAGGATTCCGGCCGCGATCATGATTCGTCACCTCCGCCGTCGTTCATCCGTCGCGCCGGGCGGTGCCCTGATCCACACGAATTCAGGCTGACAAGGGCACCGCCGTCAATCCCAGCGGGCGACCCGCCGGGACGAATGTTGCCCGCGAGGACTGGTCGCCACAACGGTTTGGCGGCAGACTCTCGCAAGTAGAGACCTTCGGCCGACACCGGTTACACAACGGCGGAATACGGAGTTACGCGAAGGTCCTGGAGAGGGTTACGCCGTGACGACTTCGGAGATTGGATCGACGGTTCCGCGAAGGCAACTGGGCCGGAAATTGAAGAATCTTCGTGAAGACGCTGGGTTGACCATGGTGGAGGCGTTCACCGCGCTGGAGTGGTCGAAGCCCCGGCTCTGGCGCTACGAGACTGGTCAGGTGCCTATCCACCCGAACCTCGTCGAGATCATGTGCCGGCTGTACGGCGCCGACGACGAGACCATCGAAGGCTTGAAGGCGCTGGCCCGCGAGACCAAGACCAAGGGCTGGTGGCACGCCTACTCCGACATCCCCGAGTGGATCGGGTTGTTCCTGGGCATGGAAGCTGCCGCCTCTCGGGTGCGCAGCTATCAAGCGGAACTGATTCCCGGACTGCTTCAGTCTCCGCGCTACGCGGAGGCGATTGTCAGTCTTGGCCCGAAGGCTCTCTCGCCGGAGGCCGTGGGCCGAATTGTGGAATCGAGAATCCGGCGCCAGCGGATCCTGACCCGTCGTGCCCCGAAGGCGGCCGACCAGGAGTTCATCCTGAACGAGGCGGCCCTGGTTCGCGGGTTCAGTCCGGAGATAATTTCAGACCAGCTGCAGCGGCTGAACTCGTTGTCCGATCTGCCGAACGTTTCGGTCCGGGTGATTCCGTTCAAAGCTGGAATGCACCTGGCCAATCAAGGACCTTTCGTCATGATGGACTTTCCTCGGGAGTCGCGGATACGTGATCCGGAGCCGACGACGGTCTATGACGACAGGCCTACCGGCGCGCTGTACCTTGATCGCCCGAATGAGGTGAAGACCTATTCGGTCATCTGGGATTTTCTGGATAAAAAGGCGCTCGATCAGTCGGCTTCCAGGGCTCTGATCAGCCAAAAGGCGGAGGAGTGGGCAAGGTGATTCCTGAACTCGGCGGCGCGATCTTCCGAAAGTCGACTCGGAGCAATCAGGGCGAATGTGTCGAGGTGGCGACCAACTTGCCGGGCGTCGTGGTGGTTCGCGACTCTAAGGACCGTGACGGGGGAAGGCTGACCATTGACCCCGCGACCTGGGCCGCGTTCATCGAGGACATCAAGGGCGGCGGGTTTCTGGCCTGACCGGGTTGTCCTCAGGTCGCCGACCAGTTGATCATGGGATGATGGGGATCGATCTGGAGCTGGCTGACTCGGCGGCCGCGGTGTATCGGCTGCGGGCTTGCGCTGACGCGGGGCCGGCGTGCGTTCATGACCCGGACTGCGGGGAGAACGTGCAGCGGATCCGGGCCGCGGCCGCCGCGGATCGGCCGGACGAGGTGTATCCGTGGGAGTTCCGTTATCGCCGGTTCGCTGACATCAACGTGGCCATGCGGCTGGCCGGGATGGGCTACGCCGGTGAATCCGAGCCGGGACGGCCCGGCATCCCGGCCCGCAACCTGGAGTCCAACGATCGCACGCTGGTGACCGCGCGGGAGATCGACGAGGCACTGGCCGCCTACGCGGTCGCGCCGGTGGAGTTCCGCACGGCGCTGGAAGCCGACCGGAAATGGGTGGCCTGGCTGGCGTGGCTGGCCGTGGCCCGCAAGCACGGCGGCTTCGAGGCGGAGTAGCCGGTCAGGTCCACATCAGCGGATTGCCGGTCTCGATCGAGGCGGCGCACAGGCGGCGCAGGGCGCCGAGCAGGTGATCCCATTCGGACGCCGACTGCGGGCGGGTCTGGACCACCAGGTGCTCGGCGGGCGACCCGAGCGGCATGATCGGGAGCACCGTCGAGCGGCCGGCGCCGGTCAGCTCCACGCGCTTGTCGTCCAGGATGCGCTGAGTGAAGCGGGTCGCCCGGAACAGCGTCACCGGTGGATCGGACGGGGCATTGACGAAGAAGCCGCCCGGGTCGACACCGGCCCGGAAGTCCGGACCCAGCATCATCACGCCGTCGTAGGCGGCGATGTAGCGCATCAGGAGCTCGCCGGTCGCTTCGTCGAGCAGCACCACCTCGTCCGGCAGCCGGGCCTCGTGTTCGAAGTAGTCCAGCTCGGCAAGGATCAGCGCGGCCGCCGCCGGGCCGGTCGAGCCGCCGTTGGCGTTGGGCAGCTCGGCGCGCAGGGTGGGGAAATGCTCCCCGCCGGCCGCGGCCATCGTCTGCTGGAAGAGCCGCACCCCAGCCCAGTTGGCGACCCGCTCGGTGGCGACCTCCATCTGCGGGTGCGGGCAGGCCCGCGTCTGCCACGACCAGAATTCGTGGTGGGCGTCCTCGTTCCCTTCATACGGCAGCAGCAGGCCGAAGAAGCCGTCCTCGTCGAGACCAGCCGGCCCGGGCGGCGGCGCGGTGATCAGACCGTCCTGCCAGCAGCGGCAGTTCACATACGCGTCGAGTCCCACGCGGGCCAGGTTATCGGTCGCCCGGCGGCCCGGCGCGGCATTAAAGTGCGCGAATGTCTTCGCAACCGGTGCTGCTGCCGCGCTCGACTCCGGCGGCTGCGGGTGTCTCGTCCCTGGCGATCGGGGCTCTGCTGGATCGGCTGGAGGGGGTGGCTGTTGAGCTGCACTCGATCATGGTGGTTCGGCGGGGACATGTTGTCGCCGAGGGGTGGTGGGCGCCGTATTCGGCTGGGCGGCCGCATCTGCTCTACTCGCTGACCAAGTCGTTCACCTCGGTGGCCGTGGGGCTGGCGATCGGGGACGGGCTGCTCTCGCTGGACGACCGGGTCGTCGACGTGCTGCCGGATCGGGTGCCGGCGGGTGTGACGGAGCAAGCGCGCCGGCTGACCGTGCACCATCTGCTGTCGATGACGGCCGGGCATTCCACCGACAGCCTCGGCGAGGCCTGGGAGCTGGAGCCGGACGACCTGGTCAAGGGGTTCCTGCGGGTGCCGTTCGCCGAGGTCGAGGGGGTCTGGCACACCTATGACAACTCGACGACCTATGTGCTGGCTCGGATGGTGGAGCGGGTCACCGGGCGGGATCTGCCGGGGCTGCTCGACGACCGGCTGTTCAAGCCGATGGGTATTGACCACGCCGAGTGGGATCGGGTCGCGAGCGGGGCTGCCTTCGGGTTTCACGGGCTGCATCTGACGACCGAGGCCGTCGCCGCGTTCGGGGAGTTGCTGCGGTGCGGTGGGGCGTGGAGTGACCGGCAGCTCGTGCCGCGTGAGTGGGTGGAGCTCGCGACGCGCAAGCATGTGGCGACCAGTCAGGTCGAGGGCTGGACGGAGAATCCGGACGCGCTGGTCGGGTACGGCTACCAGTTCTGGATGTCGCGGCACGGCTACCGCGGCGACGGCGCTTTCGGTCAGCAGTGCATCGTCGTGCCGTCGCACGAGCTCGTGGTCGCGGTGACCGCGGCGATCTGTCCCGAGGAGGACATGCCCGGTGCGGTGTGGGATTGCCTGCTGCCCGGCATCGGGGCGCCGGCCGGCGAGCGGGACGACCAGCGGCTTGCCGAGCGGCTGCGCGGGCTGGCGCTGCCGGTCGTGACCGGGTCGGCGGATCCGGGGCGGTCCGCGGTGGCGCGGGTCGACGCCGGGGTCGAGGGGTCGGCGCTGCCCGGCGGCGGCGTGGTCGTCGTCGAGCCGTCCGACGGTGGGTGGAGCGCCCGGCTGGGGGAGTCGGTCACGATCGAGATCGGTCACGGGGACTGGCGGGAGAGTGCGCCGCTTGGGCGTCCGGTCGTCGCGGCCGGGGCGTGGCAGGGGGACACGTTCGTCGCCGAGCTCTACGTGATCACCACGCCGCACCGGGTCCGGCTGGTGGTCGACGCGGTCGCGGGGACCGCCGTGGCGACCTGGAACCTGGTGCCGCTGACCGGCCCGATCCTCGAGCGGCACCTGCGGTCGCCGTTGATGACCCGCCCGGACGTGGCCTGACGCGGCGGCCAGGCCGGGGGACGGTGCTCACGCCGTACCAAATAATTGTCTTGAATCTTTTCAAAATAGTGCGTGGGCAGTTGACCGTGTTGTTGACAACACGCGCGGCAATTCTGCTGCGGAAATCGGGTTTGTCATTTTCTGGGCTGTGCTGTCAAGTATCCGACCAGGTGGAGGGCGGTCCGGGCGGCCATTTCGGGGCTCAAGGGTGTCGATTTTCGAGAGACATTCGCATCACCTCACGTGAATTTCACTCTCTATTTGGGAGTGTCCGTCGCGCATCGACGAACGACGGAGGGGAATGCCGACAGTGGATCGATACCGAAAATGGGGCTGGGGCCTGGGCATCGCGACGGTGACCGCGGTGACCGCCTACAGCCTCGCGTCCTGGCAGGCGAACGCCGCGCCCAGCGCGCCGCCGGCCAGCCCGGCCGCCGCCGAGCAGGCGCGGGTCTCCGACCCCAGCCCGGTGCCGGAGGCCGCGA encodes:
- a CDS encoding MFS transporter, yielding MTRPVRPALLLIAAAAGSFLLSMIQSVPVPVLPQIASQLGVDATTVGWVTTATLLAASACTPLLGRLGHVLGIKPVFVGTLILTLIGSVLAATVHDIGWLIAARILQGTSFGLFPLGISLLRHELPAHKLTNAMAVVASTLGVGGGVALVAAGLLTQNGADYRRVFWLCVLVSALALALSLTLPKRAGGGGRVDVLGAVVLSAGLVSLLLPISQGHTWGWSSPRVLVLFAAAIVILAGFLLLERRLAAPLVSVQLLRHRPILITNLAAMSVGFAMFALQLATSYFVQSPRAYTGFGFTATVLQTSVVFLLPGAAASIVVGPLAGRLVGRIGPRLVLALACGIAALSTASLAFLHDSKGAVIAGFVVASCAIAMAYASMPALLVAHVDPHDTGIANSVNSIMRTIGGTIGSALVITILAGQTHLVGKVALPTENAYRISYALGAIVFAVGGALVLLFIDGNRAAVAAPEKHEASDGGRAATAVPQAIDLAEAGPEPARA
- a CDS encoding TetR/AcrR family transcriptional regulator; translation: MGQNRRTGPSKGDLREAAILEAARELFAEQPYDAVTIDDLARAAGLSRTGFYFYFRTKDAVLTALMARFWDQLGDSHVWFDSTGPSPALLREQLRASARLWREHAGILSCAPTSGELREFTAKVKARYDERAADKIRRDQDSGTATKALTAPRLAEMISAIRDARYDQLARATDDELEQAVTDLAEAIQRLVYA
- a CDS encoding serine hydrolase, with protein sequence MSSQPVLLPRSTPAAAGVSSLAIGALLDRLEGVAVELHSIMVVRRGHVVAEGWWAPYSAGRPHLLYSLTKSFTSVAVGLAIGDGLLSLDDRVVDVLPDRVPAGVTEQARRLTVHHLLSMTAGHSTDSLGEAWELEPDDLVKGFLRVPFAEVEGVWHTYDNSTTYVLARMVERVTGRDLPGLLDDRLFKPMGIDHAEWDRVASGAAFGFHGLHLTTEAVAAFGELLRCGGAWSDRQLVPREWVELATRKHVATSQVEGWTENPDALVGYGYQFWMSRHGYRGDGAFGQQCIVVPSHELVVAVTAAICPEEDMPGAVWDCLLPGIGAPAGERDDQRLAERLRGLALPVVTGSADPGRSAVARVDAGVEGSALPGGGVVVVEPSDGGWSARLGESVTIEIGHGDWRESAPLGRPVVAAGAWQGDTFVAELYVITTPHRVRLVVDAVAGTAVATWNLVPLTGPILERHLRSPLMTRPDVA
- a CDS encoding S9 family peptidase, with the translated sequence MRRIMVSAIATSVLLLGAPVPAWADPPAPAAGAPQPGWTVGDRSLTWRSDRVIPPGDAAVEFWSGDTLLGRAKSTTDLQTFVLPEVSTGKLTDLQVRIGGKRVDATAPTSLQRRVTSPPATAPANPVDPGVSGPYATTTGEYTLPGLKLTGYPTPIEMRAVVVVPTKAPGKRPLALFLHGRHWTCYSGTELSTISLDWPCAPGAQPVASYRGYLQAQQLLASQGYVTVSISANAISAQDNDVADLGGQARSALVRTHLAHWADWAGAKRKSAPAIVRAAPPADLSKVFLMGHSRGGEGVSRAALDSLNPPPAGTDDYHGKVRWTIRGLLLIGPTAFGQNPQPNVPSATILPGCDGDVSDLQGQMYVDESRGLGAGTALHSALYVIGANHNYFNTEWTPGQSAGPAADDFFDDPENPDPLCTPGVSPQRLTPQQEQQVGATYIATAARLFVGGDDRARPLLDGTGVRAPSAGPATVLAHAIGANRSPVIVPEPALGVRGARLCEQVPADPAAACRRAGEYGTDSPHFVPFENPEPGRWAVALTGGTTARLRPANAMPVTGSRALALRLIVAPNAGATPVTVAVTDERGRRTELGTATVTGVPGTDRTTSYWGQEVRLALPRGIRAVRQVDLTTGGAGPAWLIDAWGWRAGTPAVKAAALDRVDVGDLRVPEGDSGTRTYRVPVTAYGAKAAKVRLFLNGKSWVTSVKPGHSTLTVPISVTGNDTYGGDRAYPLTAKAAGNAVVGGWIGGVHSIEDEPMPTVTITPAVATATEGAALTWQVQLSGPAADDYLYVVFTPLAPVSGPELSSTDVDPEWFSTFTGEDPLPSRPLSSTAVQLFIAFEPGVTSGEITIPTIADSLPEGAEHVHLRAQLYPPDFSRPADVGFADGTLTD
- a CDS encoding AlpA family transcriptional regulator; amino-acid sequence: MGVRSNGEPRLVGQGEIRERLGVSRQRVQQLAERDDFPEPYQVLMMGRLWRASDIECWIAAKAGQA
- a CDS encoding DUF397 domain-containing protein; translation: MPELGGAIFRKSTRSNQGECVEVATNLPGVVVVRDSKDRDGGRLTIDPATWAAFIEDIKGGGFLA
- a CDS encoding helix-turn-helix transcriptional regulator — protein: MTTSEIGSTVPRRQLGRKLKNLREDAGLTMVEAFTALEWSKPRLWRYETGQVPIHPNLVEIMCRLYGADDETIEGLKALARETKTKGWWHAYSDIPEWIGLFLGMEAAASRVRSYQAELIPGLLQSPRYAEAIVSLGPKALSPEAVGRIVESRIRRQRILTRRAPKAADQEFILNEAALVRGFSPEIISDQLQRLNSLSDLPNVSVRVIPFKAGMHLANQGPFVMMDFPRESRIRDPEPTTVYDDRPTGALYLDRPNEVKTYSVIWDFLDKKALDQSASRALISQKAEEWAR